The Thalassotalea sp. 273M-4 genome includes a region encoding these proteins:
- the hflC gene encoding protease modulator HflC, translated as MRNFSIIILVLLSVLTVSSVFVINEGERGIVFQFSKIVRDSDGEMVVHEPGLHFKIPVIQRVHKIDARIQTLDDAADRFVTAEKKDLLVDSYVKWRIVDFSTFYVRTAGGNIDNAKALLKQKVNNGLRTEFGRRTIKEIVSGDRDSLMEESLLSTASSKADLGIEVLDVRVKRINLPEEVSNSIYERMRADRKAVAAEHRSKGREKADVIQATVDAKVTVMLADAEKQAFDIRGQGDALAANVYAAAFNKNQEFFSFVRSLEAYEKSFSSKNDVMVIKPDSEFFEYLKATK; from the coding sequence ATGAGAAATTTTTCAATCATTATCCTAGTGCTATTATCGGTACTGACCGTTTCAAGTGTCTTTGTTATTAACGAAGGTGAACGTGGTATTGTTTTCCAATTCTCTAAAATTGTTCGAGACAGCGATGGAGAAATGGTGGTCCACGAACCAGGCTTGCACTTTAAGATCCCTGTTATTCAACGAGTGCACAAGATTGACGCGCGTATTCAGACCCTCGATGATGCCGCAGACCGATTTGTAACGGCTGAGAAAAAAGACCTTTTAGTCGATTCGTATGTGAAGTGGCGAATCGTTGATTTCTCAACATTCTATGTTCGTACCGCTGGCGGTAACATCGACAATGCTAAGGCCTTGTTAAAGCAAAAAGTAAACAATGGTCTGCGTACAGAATTCGGTCGTCGTACAATCAAAGAGATTGTCTCTGGCGATCGTGACTCTCTAATGGAAGAGTCATTATTAAGTACGGCATCAAGTAAAGCGGACTTAGGTATTGAGGTCTTGGATGTACGTGTTAAGCGCATCAACTTACCGGAAGAGGTGAGTAACTCAATTTACGAGCGTATGAGAGCAGATCGTAAGGCTGTAGCCGCTGAACATCGCTCTAAAGGTCGCGAAAAAGCCGATGTAATCCAAGCAACGGTGGATGCTAAAGTCACGGTAATGTTAGCCGATGCTGAAAAGCAAGCGTTTGACATTCGTGGTCAAGGTGATGCGTTAGCTGCTAATGTATATGCCGCGGCTTTCAACAAGAACCAAGAGTTCTTCAGCTTTGTTCGTAGTTTAGAAGCATACGAAAAGAGTTTTTCTAGTAAAAACGACGTTATGGTGATTAAACCCGATAGCGAGTTTTTTGAATACCTTAAAGCAACCAAGTAA
- a CDS encoding DUF2065 domain-containing protein yields MTFSVLISALALMLIFEGIGPFFFPNRWRKFMLKIAQEQSTTIRQMGALLLGLGIILLIFIQ; encoded by the coding sequence ATGACCTTTTCAGTACTTATCAGCGCACTTGCCTTAATGCTTATTTTTGAAGGAATAGGCCCGTTTTTCTTTCCCAATCGTTGGCGCAAGTTTATGCTAAAAATCGCTCAAGAACAGTCGACGACCATTAGGCAAATGGGCGCCTTATTGTTAGGTTTGGGCATTATCTTACTGATTTTCATCCAATAA
- a CDS encoding adenylosuccinate synthase, producing the protein MGKNVVVLGTQWGDEGKGKVVDLLTDKAKYVVRYQGGHNAGHTLVIDGEKTVLHLIPSGVLRENVKCLIGNGVVLCPKALMKEITMLEERNVPVRERLLISDACPLIMPYHVALDNAREAARGKKAIGTTGRGIGPAYEDKVARRGLRVSDLLNTETFADKLKEIMEYHNFVLTHYYKAEALDFDTVLKEVLEIADIIRAMTADVSEMLDQARKAGESIMFEGAQGTLLDIDHGTYPYVTSSNTTVGGVATGCGFGPLNLDYVLGITKAYTTRVGSGPFPTELNDEIGQHLGTVGHEFGATTGRERRCGWFDAVAMHRAVQVNSVSGFCLTKLDVLDGLKELKICTGYKTESGDIITVPPMAAEGYENITPVYETVPGWDESTVGATSIDQLPANAIAYIKRLEEITGVPIDIISTGPDRNETMILVNPFDE; encoded by the coding sequence ATGGGCAAAAACGTTGTAGTTCTTGGCACCCAATGGGGTGACGAAGGTAAAGGTAAGGTTGTTGACTTATTAACTGATAAGGCCAAGTATGTTGTGCGTTATCAAGGTGGTCACAATGCAGGTCACACTTTGGTAATTGACGGTGAGAAAACCGTATTACATCTTATCCCTTCAGGTGTTCTTCGTGAAAATGTTAAATGTTTAATTGGTAACGGTGTTGTGCTGTGTCCAAAAGCATTAATGAAAGAAATCACCATGTTGGAAGAGCGTAATGTTCCAGTACGTGAGCGCTTACTAATTAGTGATGCATGTCCTCTTATCATGCCTTACCATGTAGCTTTAGATAACGCACGTGAAGCTGCGCGCGGTAAAAAAGCAATCGGTACTACGGGTCGTGGTATCGGTCCGGCCTACGAAGATAAAGTTGCTCGTCGTGGTTTACGTGTAAGCGATTTATTAAACACGGAAACGTTTGCCGATAAGTTAAAAGAAATTATGGAATACCATAACTTTGTTTTAACCCATTACTACAAAGCCGAAGCGCTAGACTTTGATACGGTATTAAAAGAAGTATTAGAAATCGCCGATATTATCCGCGCAATGACGGCGGACGTAAGTGAAATGCTTGATCAAGCCCGTAAAGCCGGCGAATCTATCATGTTTGAAGGTGCTCAAGGTACATTACTTGATATTGATCACGGTACCTACCCATATGTAACGTCATCAAACACCACTGTTGGCGGTGTTGCAACAGGCTGTGGATTTGGTCCTCTAAACCTTGATTATGTTTTAGGTATCACTAAAGCGTACACCACACGTGTAGGTTCAGGCCCATTCCCTACTGAACTAAATGATGAGATTGGTCAACATTTAGGTACTGTAGGTCATGAATTTGGTGCGACAACCGGTCGTGAACGTCGTTGTGGCTGGTTTGATGCCGTTGCAATGCACAGAGCCGTTCAAGTGAACTCGGTTTCAGGCTTTTGTTTAACCAAGCTTGACGTGTTAGATGGTCTTAAAGAACTTAAAATCTGTACAGGTTATAAAACTGAGTCTGGTGACATCATTACGGTACCACCGATGGCTGCAGAAGGTTACGAAAACATTACTCCGGTATATGAAACCGTACCAGGTTGGGATGAGTCGACTGTTGGCGCGACCAGCATTGATCAATTGCCAGCAAATGCGATTGCGTACATTAAGCGCCTAGAAGAAATTACAGGTGTACCGATTGACATTATTTCAACCGGTCCAGATCGTAATGAAACGATGATTTTGGTGAATCCATTTGACGAGTAA
- the metJ gene encoding met regulon transcriptional regulator MetJ, producing the protein MAEWNGDYINPYAVHGKKSEQVKKITVSIPLRVLKVLTDERTRRQINNLRHATNSELLCEAFLHAFTGQPLPSDEDLMKDNEHTLPKSVRDILEEKGITDFSDFED; encoded by the coding sequence ATGGCAGAATGGAATGGTGACTACATTAACCCTTATGCAGTCCACGGTAAAAAAAGTGAGCAAGTGAAAAAGATCACAGTTTCAATTCCACTGCGAGTATTAAAAGTTCTTACTGATGAAAGAACTCGACGTCAAATCAATAACTTACGACACGCAACCAATAGTGAACTCCTTTGCGAAGCTTTCTTGCATGCGTTTACGGGTCAACCGTTACCAAGTGATGAAGATCTGATGAAAGATAACGAACATACGTTACCCAAAAGTGTTCGAGATATTCTAGAGGAAAAAGGGATCACCGACTTTTCCGATTTTGAGGATTAG
- the metB gene encoding cystathionine gamma-synthase, producing MVTKHNATKAVQAGINTDKHHGAVVPALHLSSTYALKGFKQKGEYDYSRTANPTRSILADVIAELEGGCFGIITSTGLSAIHLITQLLSSQDTLVIPHDCYGGSYRLFTHLEKRGLFKLLVIDQNDPKAVEHALACKPKLLLIETPSNPLLRIVDIKTLANQAKQAGTLIAVDNTFLTPLLQQPLALGADIVIHSTTKFINGHSDIVGGAVVTNDHSLGEELAWWANCIGITGSAFDSYLTLRGIKTLPIRMREHQANADALVKFLIAHPAIKRVYYPGLSTHPGHSLAKQQQMGYGSMLSFEVDGGVNGAKTVLENTSLFTLAQSLGGVESLICHPATMTHAGMELTAQEAAGISQSLIRVSVGLEDIQDIINDLDYALNLTL from the coding sequence ATGGTAACCAAGCATAATGCAACAAAAGCGGTTCAAGCTGGTATTAATACCGACAAGCATCATGGTGCTGTTGTGCCGGCGTTGCATTTATCATCTACCTATGCCCTAAAAGGCTTCAAGCAAAAAGGCGAATACGATTATTCTCGAACCGCTAACCCAACCCGTTCAATCCTTGCTGATGTAATAGCCGAGCTCGAAGGCGGTTGTTTTGGCATTATTACTAGCACAGGCCTGTCGGCCATTCACCTGATCACCCAATTACTCAGTAGTCAAGATACCCTCGTTATCCCTCATGATTGTTATGGTGGTAGTTATCGATTATTCACTCATCTTGAGAAAAGGGGCTTATTCAAGCTTCTCGTTATTGACCAAAATGACCCCAAAGCCGTCGAACATGCTCTTGCATGTAAACCCAAGTTGTTGCTCATAGAAACACCGAGTAACCCACTTCTGCGTATTGTGGATATTAAAACCTTGGCTAACCAAGCCAAACAAGCAGGTACGTTGATCGCCGTTGATAATACCTTTCTTACCCCGTTATTGCAGCAACCACTCGCGCTCGGCGCAGATATTGTGATCCACTCCACAACGAAATTTATCAATGGCCACAGTGATATTGTTGGTGGTGCCGTTGTCACTAACGATCACTCTTTAGGCGAAGAGCTTGCTTGGTGGGCAAACTGCATAGGCATCACAGGTAGTGCATTTGACAGTTACCTGACCTTAAGAGGCATTAAAACTCTGCCGATTCGCATGAGAGAGCACCAGGCCAATGCCGACGCCTTAGTTAAATTTTTAATTGCACATCCAGCTATAAAAAGAGTGTATTACCCTGGCTTAAGCACCCATCCAGGTCATTCATTAGCTAAACAGCAACAAATGGGTTATGGCTCGATGTTGAGTTTTGAGGTGGATGGCGGTGTTAATGGCGCTAAAACCGTATTGGAAAATACCAGCCTGTTTACTTTAGCACAGTCTTTAGGTGGGGTTGAAAGTCTGATTTGTCACCCAGCAACGATGACGCATGCGGGAATGGAATTAACCGCGCAAGAAGCCGCGGGTATTTCACAATCCCTGATCCGAGTGTCTGTGGGGCTTGAAGATATTCAAGATATTATCAACGACTTAGATTATGCCTTAAATTTAACCTTGTAA
- the metF gene encoding methylenetetrahydrofolate reductase: MNANARSLDNLNRTLSDIDKDLQVSFEFFPPNSAEMETTLWRSIERLAPLKPSFVSVTYGAGSGTRDRTHGVIKRIQKETSLLAAPHLTCIDASREELIAIAKDYWNSGVRHIVALRGDLPQSTKKPEMYANDLVSLLKEVNDFDISVAAYPETHPEAPNAQFDLVNLKRKVEAGANRAISQFFFDMDAYLRFRDRCVAVGIEVEIVPGILPVSNFATLQRFAKLTNVHVPGWMGKMYEGLDNDPATRNLVGANIAMEQVKILKSEGIKNFHFYTLNRSELTYAICHTLGIRP; the protein is encoded by the coding sequence ATGAATGCAAATGCCCGAAGTCTTGACAATCTTAACCGTACTTTAAGTGATATCGATAAAGATTTGCAGGTATCGTTTGAGTTTTTTCCGCCAAATTCCGCTGAAATGGAAACCACATTATGGCGCTCGATTGAACGCTTGGCCCCATTAAAACCAAGTTTTGTTTCTGTCACCTATGGTGCTGGTAGTGGTACCCGAGATAGAACCCATGGCGTGATCAAGCGCATTCAAAAAGAAACCAGTTTATTGGCGGCCCCGCACCTTACTTGTATTGATGCAAGTCGTGAAGAGTTAATTGCAATTGCTAAAGACTATTGGAATAGTGGGGTTCGTCATATTGTGGCATTACGAGGTGATTTACCGCAATCCACTAAAAAACCAGAAATGTACGCGAATGATTTGGTCAGTTTGCTAAAAGAGGTTAACGACTTTGATATTTCGGTTGCCGCATACCCCGAAACCCATCCTGAAGCGCCGAATGCACAATTTGATTTGGTCAATTTAAAACGCAAAGTCGAAGCCGGTGCTAACCGAGCGATCAGCCAATTTTTCTTTGACATGGATGCGTATCTAAGGTTTCGTGATCGTTGTGTTGCGGTTGGCATTGAAGTTGAAATTGTACCTGGTATTTTACCCGTATCAAATTTTGCCACCTTACAACGATTTGCCAAACTCACCAATGTTCATGTGCCTGGATGGATGGGCAAAATGTACGAAGGTTTAGATAACGATCCTGCAACTCGAAATTTAGTTGGGGCAAATATTGCAATGGAGCAGGTAAAGATTTTAAAGAGTGAGGGGATCAAAAACTTTCACTTTTATACCTTAAACCGCAGTGAATTAACCTATGCTATATGCCACACTTTGGGTATTCGACCTTAA
- the argE gene encoding acetylornithine deacetylase, protein MLTLPNFSTALRELIKRPSISASCSSWDQSNKEVIYLLASWFEQLGFSITISPVPCSQNKYNMLAKLGDGDGGLLFAGHSDTVPFDQEQWQQDPFKVVSQDNKFYGLGTCDMKGFFAFLLQVCQQLTTASLQKPLYILATADEETTMAGARFFIEQKLAKPDVAIIGEPTNLRPVIMHKGHMSHRIKVTGKSGHSSRPDSGINAIEVMVEIINKLQKFKQHLKQNFSNQAFTVPEPTVNLGAIKGGDSANRICGHCYLDIDLRAIPGIKDEELLAWLSDCFKPIADKYPGRITLTELHASSPAFAESEHSELVHTAQQLSGHCCQAVNYATEAPYIQQLGCQTIVLGPGSIEQAHQPDEFLSFEQIKPTETLLLKFIQHYCLNRK, encoded by the coding sequence ATTTTGACTTTACCAAATTTTTCTACCGCCTTACGCGAATTAATTAAACGCCCCTCTATCAGCGCCAGCTGTTCAAGTTGGGATCAGAGCAATAAAGAAGTTATTTATTTATTGGCTTCTTGGTTCGAGCAACTTGGCTTTTCTATCACCATCTCGCCAGTACCTTGCAGCCAGAACAAATATAATATGTTGGCCAAATTAGGTGATGGCGATGGGGGCTTATTATTCGCAGGTCACAGTGATACCGTGCCTTTTGATCAGGAACAATGGCAACAAGATCCTTTTAAAGTGGTGAGTCAAGACAATAAATTCTATGGCTTAGGTACCTGTGATATGAAGGGATTCTTTGCCTTTCTGTTGCAAGTTTGTCAACAATTGACGACAGCATCATTGCAAAAGCCCTTATATATTTTGGCTACCGCAGACGAAGAGACCACCATGGCCGGTGCTCGTTTTTTTATTGAACAAAAATTAGCCAAACCCGATGTGGCGATTATTGGCGAGCCTACGAACTTACGTCCTGTGATCATGCATAAAGGGCATATGTCACACCGGATCAAGGTAACGGGAAAATCAGGTCACTCAAGTCGCCCTGACAGTGGCATCAACGCCATTGAAGTGATGGTCGAAATCATCAATAAATTGCAAAAGTTTAAACAACACCTTAAACAGAATTTTAGTAATCAAGCCTTTACGGTGCCTGAACCCACGGTTAACTTAGGGGCCATTAAAGGCGGCGATAGTGCCAATCGGATTTGTGGTCATTGCTATCTTGATATTGATTTACGGGCAATACCTGGAATAAAAGATGAAGAATTACTGGCTTGGTTAAGCGATTGCTTTAAACCTATTGCTGATAAATACCCTGGTCGGATAACGTTAACGGAGCTACATGCAAGTTCACCAGCTTTTGCCGAGTCTGAGCATAGCGAACTTGTACACACGGCGCAGCAGTTAAGTGGTCATTGCTGTCAGGCGGTAAATTATGCCACGGAAGCGCCTTATATTCAGCAATTGGGCTGTCAGACCATAGTACTTGGCCCAGGTTCTATTGAGCAAGCACATCAACCGGATGAATTTTTAAGTTTCGAGCAAATAAAACCGACCGAAACGTTACTGCTTAAATTTATTCAGCATTATTGTTTGAATCGCAAATAA